TTAACAATTTTAATTACCAAGGATACCCTGGGAGAGGGAAACCGGGAACTGGGGGAGGTTTTAATGAAGGGTTATATTTACACCCTTACGGAGGCCACGAAAACCCCAAGGAGGCTACTGTTTTTAAACTCCGGGATTAAACTTACCGTAGAGGGGTCTTTGGTCATTGATCATCTGAGGAAATTAGAGGAAAAAGGTGTGGAGATCATTTCCTGCGGCGCCTGCCTGGACTATTACAAAGTGAAAAATCAGTTATTAGTGGGAGGGGTTGGAAACATGTATGATATTGTGGAAAAATCCAATGCCGCGAAGAAAACCATAACCCTGTAGACAAAAGGAGGAAATATATGCCCCTAAAATTAGAAGTAGGTGACGAGCTTACCTTAAAAAAAGCCCATCCCTGTGGGTCAAAAACCTTTAAAGTGCTTCGTACGGGAGCGGACTTTCGTATTCAATGCCTGGGCTGTGAACATCAAATATGGCTACCCCGTAAAGAATTGGAACGAAGAATCGTAAAAATCAACGGAGAGAAAAAAAGCTGAAGAAAAAGCAAAGGATAAAAAAGCCTTAGGGGATCCTGAAAGATCCTTCTAAGGCTTTTGTCAATGCTACAATTAATAGTGATCCGTGTTGATAATCAGGCGTTTGCCGAATAAATCATAGAATTCTTCCTTGAAAGGTTCAATACTGAAATCCTCAATGCCGATGGCCTCGGAGGAAAGAAGGGTTACGGTGAAGTCCTCTTCCTCTAAGAAGGTGGAAATTTTCGTAAGTTGTCCGTACTGATTACGATCCAGCATTTCAGCGATTTTTAAAAACATACCCATGATTTCTATAATTTTTTTCTCCTTTTGGGTAAGGATTTTATAATAAGGCTCCTGGACCTGACTTAAGTCTGCTCCCCGATGTTCTCCGGCGATAAAAGCGGATAAAATAATTTCCCGCTGGGTCAGACCGTAAATCCGGGAGTGGATAATTAGATAAAAACTATGATTATGGTGATTATAGTAATCCACGTTCATACCCAGGTCATGGAGCAGGGAAGCCGCCCGGAGAATACTCTCGTATTCAGAGGAGAGATTGTGGACCCGCTGCAGGGCACGAAAGAGTTTTAGGGAAATATAGTGAATCTTTTCCGCGTGGGTAACATTCATTTGGTAGCGACCTAAGGTATTGTACAAGCTATGATCCAAAATATTTTTTATCGGCATGGGCTGAGGATTGATTTCCTGTAAAAACTTTTCGAAGAACAACCCTTCCCGTAATCCGCTGCCGCTTAAAAGGATTTCCGTAGGTTCTAATTTTTCTATAAGGCCTTGAAAGGGAAGAAGACCGCCAAGGATAATGTCTCCTCGGTCCTGATCAACACCGGGAGTATCCAGGCGTTTTCGGTAATTCTTTCCTGCAAGATCCTCAACAATTTC
The sequence above is a segment of the Isachenkonia alkalipeptolytica genome. Coding sequences within it:
- the yedF gene encoding sulfurtransferase-like selenium metabolism protein YedF, which codes for MDKEIDMRGKQCPIPVIQTKKALESEKDGRIITIVDNDVAKENISKLAKSMNLRAEIKESKGDFYIEIYKEGDIQISEGLEFPSKGVNREDLTILITKDTLGEGNRELGEVLMKGYIYTLTEATKTPRRLLFLNSGIKLTVEGSLVIDHLRKLEEKGVEIISCGACLDYYKVKNQLLVGGVGNMYDIVEKSNAAKKTITL
- a CDS encoding Ppx/GppA phosphatase family protein is translated as MDKKVAIIDLGSNSVRMIVVAVNDRGAYRLIDQVTSMVRLGRGMGNEKVIQEESLSRSLSTLKIFKKFVDSYNVDMTIAVATAALRRAANQKEVLKRIKKETGLRFQVLSTDREAYYSYLGVINTLYLEDFIMVDIGGGSIQIAKVLNRKVQQAVNFPFGSITLMENFGLSDEISDTSREKALSFIKESLDKIPWLNKEDQLPIVGLGGSLRNLGRLAQHRFNLEYATIHNLLLSPERAMEIVEDLAGKNYRKRLDTPGVDQDRGDIILGGLLPFQGLIEKLEPTEILLSGSGLREGLFFEKFLQEINPQPMPIKNILDHSLYNTLGRYQMNVTHAEKIHYISLKLFRALQRVHNLSSEYESILRAASLLHDLGMNVDYYNHHNHSFYLIIHSRIYGLTQREIILSAFIAGEHRGADLSQVQEPYYKILTQKEKKIIEIMGMFLKIAEMLDRNQYGQLTKISTFLEEEDFTVTLLSSEAIGIEDFSIEPFKEEFYDLFGKRLIINTDHY
- a CDS encoding DUF951 domain-containing protein, producing MPLKLEVGDELTLKKAHPCGSKTFKVLRTGADFRIQCLGCEHQIWLPRKELERRIVKINGEKKS